In Ostrea edulis chromosome 10, xbOstEdul1.1, whole genome shotgun sequence, one genomic interval encodes:
- the LOC130050895 gene encoding E3 ubiquitin-protein ligase TRIM71-like, whose amino-acid sequence MDPRAQDVLLCDLCETDPLQYCCEHCDINLCTDCVSKHLSDSSKKHKIVPYHLHRKFTPKYSTCLKHADKDCEMYCESCHIPVCITCISSGKHKAHDLSDILEKLSSKKQRIQKDLEELENKIYPRYTEISSAVQTEKAEVETNYGKLATTADQQGKVWHREVTAIVNKRKADIVETKTKHLSLLDKQADEITHRMTEINQAILEMKNILDTNDISLTSTYKSRNDEFNKLPPKIKVTLPSLSLPTINTETLNEMFGLLTSLSVTTVKTLLDEPRLTATIDTEYIQLSSVSCLSEDQVWTCSLNNKTMKLLNLQSKLLTSIQTKSENEPRDIAVTRDGYLVYTDTRDGTVNLIKNKQIQTVITLQGWIPLSVCCTAANNLLVTMVSDDRNQSKVVRYSGSTQKQSIQFDDQGRPLYSSGGYYKYISENRNLDICVADRSASAVVVVNQSGKLRFRYTGHPSNTWQSFTPVGITTDSQSHILTADCDNHRIHILDQDGQFLRYIHCDLRRPLGLCVDIRDNLFVAECRTAEVKKIEYL is encoded by the coding sequence ATGGACCCGCGTGCTCAGGACGTTCTgctgtgtgacctctgtgaaactgACCCCCTGCAGTATTGCTGTGAACATTGCGATATCAATCTTTGTACTGACTGTGTCAGTAAACATCTCTCAGATTCCTCTAAAAAACACAAAATCGTACCCTATCATTTACACAGAAAGTTTACTCCCAAATACTCAACATGTCTGAAACACGCCGACAAAGATTGCGAAATGTACTGCGAGAGCTGTCACATTCCTGTGTGTATTACATGCATCTCCTCAGGTAAACACAAAGCTCACGATCtatcagatattctggaaaaactcaGCTCTAAAAAACAACGCATACAAAAAGATTTAGAAGAACTCGAGAACAAGATTTACCCCCGATATACGGAAATTTCCTCCGCTGTCCAAACTGAGAAAGCCGAAGTAGAAACGAATTACGGAAAACTGGCCACAACTGCTGACCAACAAGGAAAAGTCTGGCATCGCGAGgtcaccgccattgtcaacaaACGGAAAGCAGACATTGTAGAGACAAAAACTAAACATCTCTCTCTATTAGATAAACAAGCAGATGAAATCACGCACAGAATGACTGAAATCAACCAGGCCATTCTAGAAATGAAAAACATCCTGGACACCAATGATATCTCCTTAACATCAACTTACAAATCTAGAAATGACGAATTCAATAAACTCCCTCCTAAAATCAAAGTTACACTACCAAGCTTATCTCTTCCAACAATTAACACAGAAACACTTAATGAGATGTTTGGTTTATTAACCTCACTCTCCGTTACAACAGTCAAAacactgcttgatgagccgcgacttaccgccaccatagacactgagTATATACAACTAtccagtgttagctgtctgagtgaagatcaagtctggacatgtAGTCTGAATAACAAAaccatgaagctgctcaacctccagagtaaactactgacatcaatacaaaccaagtcagaGAACGAACCGcgggacatagcagtgacacgggacggatatcttgtttatactgacactAGAGATGGAACTGTTAActtaattaaaaataaacagatacagactgtgatcacactacaggggtggataCCTCTCTCTGTCTGCTGCACCGCCGCTAAcaatctcctggttaccatggtcAGTGATGATAGAAAccaatccaaagtcgtgcgttactccggctccacacagaaacaaagcattcagtttgatgatcagggtcgtcctctgtACTCATCTGGTGGTTATTATAAATACATCAGTGAGAataggaacctggatatctgtgtggctgaccggtcagctagtgcagtagtggtggtcaatcagtcaggaaaactccgatttagatacactggtcatccctctaatacctgGCAATCATTTACTCCagtcggcatcactacagacagccagagtcacatcctgacagcagactgtgacaatcaccgtatccacatcctagatcaggacggacagttcctccgttacattcactgtgatttacgCCGTCCAttaggtttatgtgtggacatcagagacaacctctttgtggctgagtgtCGCACTGCTGAAGTGAAGAAAATCGAATATCTATAG